A stretch of the Ptychodera flava strain L36383 chromosome 18, AS_Pfla_20210202, whole genome shotgun sequence genome encodes the following:
- the LOC139117280 gene encoding kelch-like protein 2 has translation MHKRRSQVERDRAELQELLAASQSPKLKRKSLTKPLNYNFMQDYGDDEPSGANAYTLWGARQADLSRSERDLRDSRELREPRERPLASSFFSDKSDSTPSVVITGSSSLSKSKTKANPKKSTESVYDFFPDVHKFKDVQHLPTMLEGLKALYEDQLLVDVTILVDSDEFPCHRLVLAACSPYFQAMFTRDLKESRKDRIRINGVESEAMRLIIQYAYTSEIEINVDNVQGLMLASNMFQLLGIRDACAAYMERHVTLGNCINIYFFASAHECGNLQDLARELIYDKFADVCKEEEFYTLGKEKLIDLISRDEINVEREETVYEAVMTWVKRDMDNRKDDLLEVLKHVRFALLSPYFIHDCMERERLIYSSKTCQQLFEEALQYHLLKDRRPNLKLLANMNVNTRRGMPFKDMVIFLTRNEVSDISVGNDNYRLRTLPDLSEHPECVVMGENQIYTAGKQHIEFSTRRMHRRGGGLYQYDLFEKKWLSRAPMSFTRTHFRMAVLDGQIYVVGGVGPDGVLASVEVYSPQTNAWRMISPLPHAVKAHCMTAFGGQLYVIGGECEDTVLDSVLCYNPRTDIWSNSANLILPRCSAGIAVHNHEIWVVGGTVTLISDKHPENMLKSVEIYCPAKNEWRFGPELPEGRCNCQIVSYNNDIFCMGGDTGDEESENKIWKLESESTGWVDDKSSWPNISPPYSCVIARMIRDSQ, from the coding sequence ATGCACAAGAGAAGGTCGCAGGTGGAAAGAGACCGAGCTGAGTTGCAGGAGCTCTTAGCCGCATCACAGAGTCCAAAACTGAAGAGAAAGTCGCTTACAAAGCCACTCAACTACAACTTCATGCAAGATTATGGGGATGATGAGCCCAGCGGTGCAAATGCATATACCTTGTGGGGGGCTCGGCAGGCAGATTTATCCAGGTCTGAGCGAGATCTACGAGACTCAAGGGAATTACGAGAACCACGAGAAAGACCACTTGCGTCGTCCTTCTTTTCTGACAAATCTGATAGCACACCATCGGTTGTGATTACTggatcatcatcattgtcaaagTCGAAAACAAAAGCAAATCCAAAGAAAAGCACTGAAAGTGTTTATGACTTCTTCCCAGATGTACACAAGTTTAAGGATGTTCAGCATCTGCCTACTATGTTGGAAGGACTTAAAGCTTTGTACGAAGACCAGCTTCTGGTTGATGTCACAATTCTAGTCGATAGTGATGAGTTCCCCTGCCACCGACTTGTACTAGCAGCCTGCAGCCCTTACTTTCAAGCAATGTTCACCCGTGATCTGAAGGAGAGTCGCAAGGATAGAATACGCATCAACGGTGTGGAATCTGAAGCAATGCGATTGATCATTCAGTATGCATACACTTCAGAAATTGAAATTAATGTGGACAATGTACAAGGTCTGATGCTAGCCTCCAATATGTTTCAGTTGTTGGGAATTCGGGATGCCTGTGCTGCCTACATGGAACGCCACGTCACACTAGGAAACTGTATCAATATATATTTCTTTGCATCTGCGCATGAATGTGGAAATTTGCAAGATCTCGCGAGAGAGCTGATATACGATAAATTCGCCGATGTCTGCAAGGAAGAGGAATTCTACACCCTCGGCAAAGAGAAACTGATTGACCTGATATCACGGGATGAGATCAATGTAGAAAGGGAAGAGACTGTCTATGAAGCAGTTATGACTTGGGTAAAACGTGACATGGACAATCGCAAAGACGATCTGCTGGAGGTCTTGAAGCATGTCCGATTTGCACTGTTAAGCCCGTATTTCATCCACGATTGTATGGAAAGAGAGCGTCTCATCTACTCCTCCAAGACCTGCCAGCAGTTGTTTGAAGAGGCACTGCAGTACCACCTGCTGAAGGACCGCCGTCCGAACCTCAAGCTTCTGGCGAACATGAACGTCAACACCCGACGCGGCATGCCGTTTAAAGATATGGTAATATTCCTGACAAGGAATGAAGTGTCGGACATTAGCGTTGGTAATGATAATTATCGGCTGCGCACCTTGCCAGATTTGAGTGAGCATCCAGAATGTGTAGTCATGGGAGAAAACCAGATCTACACAGCAGGAAAGCAGCATATAGAATTCAGCACCCGTCGCATGCACAGACGAGGAGGAGGCCTCTATCAATATGatctttttgagaaaaaatggcTCTCCCGTGCCCCAATGTCCTTCACGCGCACTCACTTCCGTATGGCTGTACTTGACGGGCAGATATATGTAGTTGGAGGTGTTGGTCCTGATGGTGTGCTAGCAAGCGTTGAAGTATACAGTCCCCAAACTAACGCCTGGCGAATGATATCTCCCCTACCACATGCCGTGAAGGCGCACTGCATGACCGCCTTCGGCGGGCAGCTGTACGTCATTGGAGGCGAATGCGAAGACACAGTCCTGGATTCAGTCCTATGCTACAACCCAAGAACCGACATCTGGTCCAATTCGGCCAACTTGATCCTGCCCAGGTGCAGTGCTGGCATCGCAGTGCACAACCATGAGATCTGGGTGGTTGGGGGCACCGTCACCCTGATCAGTGACAAGCACCCTGAGAATATGCTGAAGTCTGTGGAGATCTACTGCCCGGCCAAGAATGAGTGGCGGTTTGGCCCGGAGCTTCCAGAAGGGAGATGCAACTGCCAAATAGTGAGCTACAACAATGATATCTTCTGCATGGGTGGAGACACAGGCGACGAAGAATCGGAAAACAAGATTTGGAAGTTAGAATCTGAGTCAACAGGATGGGTGGATGACAAAAGCAGTTGGCCTAACATTTCACCCCCATACAGCTGTGTTATTGCCCGAATGATCAGAGATTCACAGTGA